The Pseudanabaena sp. FACHB-2040 genome includes a window with the following:
- a CDS encoding glycosyl hydrolase family 8, with the protein MNSTKPESTMRYPHVRSVYPLKYSARRRWLTRLYQVALGLPLSLGLAALAPAVAAADVATCSVANTELSLLQSSPQEALLRESWQTYRDRFIQGDGRVIDREDNDRSTSEGQAYAMWRAVLINDPDTFQRTYAWAEGNLARRGPSGEPSDTLWSWHWGRSETGAWQTLDPNFATDADIDAATALILAARRWNCPAYLEAARAKLADIWAYSTVELPDGSRQLLPGPAEAFWNQPDTLILNPSYFSPYAYRLFAQVDPQRPWLRLVDSGYAMLQASSAISPAGLPADWIAYDPASGTYRPLPPDSPVKSNYSFDAFRVWWRIALDSAWFAEPRARAYLSTSLDHLETRWRQDRRIPARISLAGEALVDYEATAQYAMLYPALQQVSPLLALQIYRQKLAPAYRNGFWDNDTAYYTQNLAWFALLPKSPPDIVFRTATGSR; encoded by the coding sequence ATGAACTCCACCAAACCCGAATCAACGATGCGCTACCCACACGTTCGCTCTGTTTACCCCCTGAAATACTCTGCCCGTCGTAGATGGCTCACGCGGCTTTACCAGGTCGCTCTGGGGCTGCCGCTGAGCCTGGGCTTGGCGGCGCTGGCCCCAGCCGTGGCTGCGGCTGATGTGGCCACCTGTTCTGTGGCTAATACCGAGCTGTCTTTGCTGCAGAGCAGCCCTCAGGAGGCGCTGCTGCGAGAAAGCTGGCAGACCTACCGGGACCGCTTTATCCAGGGCGATGGCCGAGTGATCGACCGGGAAGACAACGACCGCTCTACCTCAGAAGGTCAAGCCTATGCCATGTGGCGAGCGGTTTTGATCAACGACCCCGATACCTTCCAGCGCACCTATGCCTGGGCCGAAGGCAACCTAGCTCGCCGGGGCCCCAGTGGCGAGCCCAGCGATACTCTCTGGTCCTGGCACTGGGGCCGCAGTGAAACGGGCGCATGGCAGACCCTAGATCCTAACTTCGCTACCGATGCCGATATCGATGCTGCCACCGCGTTGATCCTGGCGGCCCGCCGCTGGAACTGTCCTGCCTATCTAGAGGCGGCTCGGGCCAAGCTGGCCGACATCTGGGCCTACTCCACCGTGGAGTTGCCCGACGGTAGCCGCCAGCTCCTGCCCGGCCCAGCAGAGGCGTTTTGGAATCAGCCCGATACTCTGATTCTCAATCCCTCCTACTTCTCGCCCTACGCCTACCGCCTGTTTGCCCAGGTAGACCCGCAGCGACCCTGGCTGAGGCTGGTAGACAGTGGCTACGCCATGCTGCAGGCATCCTCCGCCATTTCACCTGCGGGTTTGCCAGCCGATTGGATTGCCTACGACCCAGCTTCCGGCACCTATCGGCCCTTGCCCCCAGACAGCCCCGTGAAGAGCAACTACAGCTTCGACGCCTTCCGGGTGTGGTGGCGGATAGCGCTCGACTCGGCCTGGTTCGCCGAACCTCGGGCCAGGGCTTATCTGTCCACCTCGCTCGATCACTTAGAGACTCGCTGGCGGCAAGATCGGCGCATTCCTGCCCGCATCAGCTTAGCGGGAGAAGCGCTGGTGGATTACGAAGCTACGGCCCAATACGCCATGCTCTATCCCGCCCTGCAGCAGGTTTCGCCACTGCTAGCTTTGCAGATTTATCGGCAAAAGCTGGCACCCGCCTACCGCAACGGCTTTTGGGACAACGACACGGCCTACTACACCCAAAATCTGGCTTGGTTTGCCCTCTTGCCCAAAAGTCCCCCTGACATTGTGTTCCGCACCGCTACTGGCTCTCGCTAG
- a CDS encoding cellulose biosynthesis cyclic di-GMP-binding regulatory protein BcsB: MSTNSSPPSRSSALVASRRFSHRVCRRSLGLLMGLTLAVLTGLPLPAVLAQNAAPPATRPPAAAQNAAPAAASTAAPTAELLPLPEALPASPVVSPAPKGQYVLEFNRSPVVGTRLRFSGIYDERRLQFTRPRNWQAETVKVLLRYRHSPALYATRSNLTVLLNGTSVGSLPLNQLEGEIGEAVFDVPLDLLQDHNELVVAALQNNSPTCTQDPYDPSLWTEVLPDSKLVFNFEPQPVTPNFDQFPYPLFDTLSLQTNQVVYLLPTTVEDAWLTDAARLQAALGRVAHYRPLDTRLIDSIGAVNPDERLVVIGTPETQPALADLALPFALKDGKFQDGSGKPLAPEVGVLMWSTTAENRVPVLVASGNGPAGVAKAVQFLAQPGDHQIAVGHGLLVNQVSQLESPPARQWPGYLPTSESFQLKDLQTSTQQPLGDVTVRGSHAPALEVDFKALPDDQFQPGNELVLNYSYGPQVNPLTSLVEVELDGVAVDGKRLTALEGADRETLKVALPAEKITPYSRLRVNFRLDPRERRSCSRVTDQQLWGTIHGDSQFKLNRQAIANLPDLKLLSTGFPFTAPQDLSTTAMVLPDSPRPADLNLLLEMAERLGRLSRAESVQLQVFRVETLPEEVKRDRNLIAIGTRAQFPFPEVFSSEGFNLRDRLSRQWGGSQVQALPDPEGVMKTLISPWNGQRVILALSGQDEQGLASLTDLVRHDALFYQIEGDTALVSANAPDADPNDPHGYRLAFLRESPQVQLATTPTPPWIWRLLRANWLLVVPGTVIMALLLYGVAQSYLNRTLTQDD; the protein is encoded by the coding sequence ATGTCTACCAACTCCTCTCCCCCCTCTCGGTCGTCTGCCCTTGTGGCCTCTAGACGGTTTTCTCATCGCGTCTGCCGCCGTTCGTTAGGGCTGTTGATGGGTCTGACGTTGGCGGTGCTCACTGGGTTACCTCTGCCCGCAGTGCTGGCCCAGAATGCTGCTCCGCCCGCCACCCGCCCGCCCGCTGCCGCTCAGAATGCTGCTCCGGCTGCTGCCTCAACTGCTGCCCCGACTGCCGAACTGCTGCCCCTGCCCGAGGCGCTGCCGGCCAGCCCAGTGGTCAGCCCTGCGCCCAAGGGCCAGTATGTGCTGGAGTTTAATCGCAGTCCGGTGGTGGGCACTCGCCTGCGCTTTAGCGGTATCTATGACGAGCGGCGGCTGCAGTTTACCCGGCCTCGCAACTGGCAGGCAGAAACCGTCAAGGTGCTGCTGCGCTACCGTCACTCGCCTGCCCTCTATGCCACTCGCTCTAACCTGACGGTGCTGCTCAACGGCACCAGCGTCGGCAGTCTGCCGCTGAACCAACTGGAGGGCGAAATTGGCGAGGCGGTGTTTGACGTGCCGCTGGATTTGCTGCAAGACCACAATGAGCTGGTGGTAGCAGCCCTGCAAAACAATTCCCCTACCTGCACCCAAGACCCCTACGATCCTTCTCTGTGGACTGAGGTGCTGCCCGACTCCAAGCTGGTGTTTAACTTTGAGCCCCAGCCGGTAACGCCTAACTTTGACCAGTTTCCCTACCCGCTGTTCGACACCCTCAGTCTGCAGACTAACCAGGTTGTCTACCTGCTGCCCACGACAGTCGAAGATGCCTGGTTGACCGATGCGGCTCGGCTGCAGGCGGCATTGGGGCGAGTGGCCCACTACCGCCCGCTCGACACGCGCCTGATTGACTCTATCGGGGCCGTTAACCCGGATGAACGGCTGGTGGTAATTGGCACACCAGAAACTCAACCGGCTCTGGCAGATCTAGCACTGCCCTTTGCCCTCAAAGATGGCAAGTTTCAGGACGGCAGCGGCAAACCCCTGGCTCCCGAGGTGGGCGTGCTGATGTGGAGCACCACCGCTGAGAACCGGGTGCCGGTACTGGTGGCCTCTGGTAATGGACCGGCAGGGGTCGCTAAGGCTGTGCAGTTTCTGGCCCAACCTGGCGACCATCAAATTGCGGTAGGTCATGGCCTGCTGGTCAATCAGGTATCTCAGCTAGAGTCGCCGCCAGCGCGGCAGTGGCCTGGCTATCTGCCGACGTCAGAGAGCTTTCAGCTAAAGGATTTGCAGACGTCTACTCAGCAGCCCCTGGGGGATGTGACGGTGCGAGGTTCCCATGCACCGGCTCTGGAGGTGGACTTCAAGGCGCTGCCCGACGATCAGTTTCAGCCCGGCAATGAGCTGGTGCTGAACTACAGCTACGGCCCTCAGGTGAACCCCTTGACTTCCTTGGTTGAGGTTGAGCTAGATGGGGTGGCCGTAGATGGCAAGCGGCTGACGGCGCTAGAAGGGGCCGATCGAGAAACCCTTAAAGTGGCGCTGCCTGCTGAAAAAATTACGCCTTACTCCCGCCTGCGCGTCAACTTTCGCCTAGATCCTCGGGAACGCCGCTCCTGCAGCCGGGTCACCGATCAGCAGCTCTGGGGCACGATTCATGGCGATAGCCAGTTCAAGCTGAACCGGCAAGCGATCGCAAATCTGCCCGATCTCAAGCTGCTCAGCACCGGCTTTCCCTTTACCGCACCGCAAGACCTTTCAACTACGGCGATGGTGTTGCCCGATAGCCCTCGGCCTGCCGACCTCAACCTGCTGCTAGAGATGGCGGAACGGCTAGGGCGGTTGAGCCGGGCCGAGTCAGTGCAGCTCCAGGTGTTTCGGGTGGAAACGCTGCCCGAGGAGGTAAAGCGCGATCGCAACCTAATCGCCATCGGCACCCGCGCCCAGTTTCCCTTCCCAGAAGTCTTTAGCAGCGAGGGTTTTAACCTCAGAGATCGGCTATCGCGGCAGTGGGGCGGCAGCCAAGTGCAGGCCCTACCGGACCCTGAAGGTGTCATGAAAACCCTGATCTCCCCCTGGAATGGTCAGCGGGTGATTCTAGCCCTGAGCGGCCAAGACGAGCAAGGTCTAGCCAGTCTCACCGACCTCGTGCGTCACGATGCCCTGTTTTACCAGATCGAAGGTGATACCGCCCTGGTTAGCGCCAATGCACCCGACGCCGACCCCAACGATCCTCACGGTTACCGGCTAGCCTTTTTGCGCGAGTCGCCCCAAGTGCAGCTGGCCACCACGCCAACGCCTCCCTGGATTTGGCGACTGCTCAGAGCCAACTGGCTGCTGGTTGTGCCGGGGACCGTGATCATGGCCTTGCTGCTCTACGGTGTGGCTCAGTCCTATCTAAATCGCACCCTTACCCAGGACGACTAA
- a CDS encoding alkaline phosphatase family protein produces the protein MPTPRLLIIGLDCMEPSLVFEQWRQDLPNLDRLMRQGSYGRLESSIPAITVPAWSCMMTGRDPGELGIYGFRNRRDRTYDSMAISDGRAVKFPRLWDILGEAGWQVAALSVPGSSPPYPVNGSLVSCFLTRSMDVPFTHPPELADQIRTWLPDFMMDVPNFRSDEKQRILENLYTLCDQRFTLAEKLIDQDAPDFLMLVDMGVDRIHHAFWKPMDPRHPQYEPDSPYANAIHDYYVHVDQRVGELLNRCDDDTAVLVVSDHGAQPLMGGICVNEWLIANGYLTLKETPAEPVALDQVEVDWSQTKAWGAGGYYGRIFLNVKGREPQGTISMADYEKTRDELAEQLSQLTGPQGEPLHIKAFKPQQVYQKVRGVAPDLIVYFDDLAWRSVGSVGLNSFFTVENDTGPDDANHAPYGLMIFHDPKQPQQGQMLEGAQLYDILPTLLGHFGITPPAGLRGKHLPV, from the coding sequence ATGCCCACTCCTCGCCTGCTGATCATTGGCCTCGACTGCATGGAACCGTCGCTGGTATTTGAGCAGTGGCGGCAGGACTTGCCCAACTTAGATCGGCTGATGCGTCAGGGCAGCTATGGCCGCTTAGAGAGCAGCATTCCGGCGATTACGGTGCCCGCCTGGAGCTGCATGATGACCGGGCGCGATCCGGGCGAGCTGGGAATCTATGGATTTCGCAACCGGCGCGATCGCACCTACGACAGCATGGCCATCTCCGACGGTCGCGCCGTCAAATTTCCCCGGCTGTGGGACATTCTGGGCGAGGCTGGCTGGCAGGTAGCGGCCCTCAGCGTGCCCGGCAGTTCACCACCCTACCCAGTCAACGGTTCTCTCGTCTCCTGCTTTCTCACCCGCAGCATGGACGTGCCCTTTACCCATCCGCCGGAGCTAGCCGACCAGATCCGCACCTGGCTGCCCGACTTTATGATGGATGTGCCCAACTTCCGCTCCGACGAAAAGCAGCGCATCCTCGAAAACCTCTATACGCTCTGCGACCAGCGCTTCACCCTGGCTGAAAAGCTAATTGACCAAGATGCTCCCGACTTTTTGATGCTGGTAGACATGGGCGTTGATCGCATTCATCACGCCTTTTGGAAACCAATGGATCCGCGCCACCCCCAATACGAACCGGATTCTCCCTACGCCAACGCGATTCACGACTACTATGTCCACGTCGATCAGCGCGTTGGAGAACTGCTCAACCGCTGCGACGACGATACCGCTGTGCTGGTCGTCTCAGACCACGGAGCCCAACCGCTGATGGGCGGCATCTGCGTCAACGAGTGGCTGATTGCCAACGGCTATCTAACCTTAAAAGAAACCCCGGCTGAACCCGTTGCCTTAGATCAGGTCGAAGTAGACTGGAGCCAAACCAAGGCCTGGGGCGCAGGTGGCTATTACGGTCGTATCTTCCTCAACGTCAAAGGCCGCGAACCCCAAGGCACCATTTCAATGGCCGACTACGAAAAGACCCGTGACGAACTGGCCGAGCAGCTGTCTCAACTCACTGGCCCTCAGGGAGAACCGCTCCACATCAAAGCCTTCAAGCCCCAGCAGGTCTATCAAAAGGTGCGCGGCGTTGCCCCCGATTTGATTGTGTATTTCGACGATTTGGCTTGGCGCTCAGTGGGCAGTGTTGGCCTCAACAGCTTCTTCACCGTAGAAAACGACACTGGCCCCGACGATGCCAACCATGCGCCCTATGGCCTGATGATCTTCCACGATCCCAAGCAGCCCCAGCAAGGTCAAATGCTAGAAGGCGCACAGCTCTACGATATCTTGCCTACCCTGCTAGGACACTTCGGCATCACACCTCCAGCAGGCCTGCGCGGCAAACATCTGCCCGTTTAA
- a CDS encoding pentapeptide repeat-containing protein: MRSITMKTGELRQRYASGERDFSDLNLQQVDLSHINLDQADLWGVDLQGANLSGSSLRQVNLREAQLTRANLHQADLKKADLRSACLEQTQLEQADLTGALYNGQTQFPVGFRPDQAGMYLIEPGSQLAGSDLRGQDLSGSDLSEADLSQANLSRANLFGAALRRANLTGANLREADLSSADLAEANLNGADLTGADLSQINGCRAQFLAANLQHASLTDANLQGAIYSDSTLFPESSLLLEQELYRIAPGASLWGADLSGAQLAGVNLQTANLAGANLMGADLWGACLRESDLSDANLMRANLMGADLSGANLTGANLEDAILEDAQLAGAILPHLLFDPPGQVSLS, encoded by the coding sequence ATGCGTTCAATCACAATGAAAACGGGGGAGCTAAGGCAGCGTTACGCCTCGGGAGAACGAGACTTTAGCGACCTGAATCTGCAGCAGGTCGATTTGAGCCACATCAACCTCGACCAGGCCGACCTGTGGGGGGTTGACCTGCAGGGGGCTAACCTGAGCGGCAGTTCACTGCGGCAGGTCAATTTGCGTGAGGCTCAATTGACCCGGGCCAACCTGCACCAGGCTGATCTGAAAAAGGCCGACCTGCGCTCAGCCTGTCTAGAACAAACTCAGCTAGAGCAGGCAGACTTAACGGGCGCGCTTTACAACGGGCAGACCCAGTTTCCGGTAGGCTTCCGCCCCGACCAAGCTGGCATGTACCTGATAGAACCGGGCAGTCAGCTGGCTGGCAGTGACCTGCGGGGCCAAGATTTGAGCGGCAGTGACCTTTCTGAGGCTGATTTGAGCCAGGCCAACCTGAGCCGAGCTAACCTATTTGGTGCGGCGCTGCGGCGAGCCAACCTGACGGGCGCAAACTTACGAGAGGCCGATCTTTCGAGTGCAGATTTGGCCGAGGCCAACCTCAATGGAGCCGACCTGACCGGAGCTGATTTGAGCCAGATTAATGGTTGCAGAGCCCAGTTCTTGGCCGCTAACCTGCAGCATGCCAGTCTAACGGATGCGAATTTGCAGGGAGCGATTTACAGCGACAGCACGCTTTTTCCTGAGAGCAGCCTGCTTCTGGAACAGGAGCTTTACCGGATTGCTCCAGGCGCTTCTCTCTGGGGGGCCGATTTGAGTGGTGCTCAGTTGGCTGGAGTTAATTTGCAGACAGCGAACCTGGCCGGCGCAAACTTAATGGGCGCTGATCTATGGGGAGCCTGCCTGCGAGAAAGCGATCTGAGCGATGCTAATTTAATGCGGGCCAATCTGATGGGAGCGGACTTGAGTGGGGCTAATCTCACGGGCGCTAATTTAGAGGACGCTATTTTAGAAGATGCTCAGCTTGCGGGGGCAATCTTGCCCCATCTACTGTTTGATCCGCCGGGGCAGGTTTCTCTCAGCTAA
- a CDS encoding pentapeptide repeat-containing protein — MQWNVVLTLLVLMGAIAPTAYRLALNKLAEAPQTAAGATVAQPGQNRREGCPGCDLANANMQGKDLSRHNYSAATLTAANLAQTQLINALLADANLERANLHEANLQGADLTAANLQKADLSQAQMLHATFIRANLEGAILSQVELRDAGLCSANLKAADLSEASLYGAILRGADLSGADLRGADLRYADLYKAKLDNANLTGARMEFATLPDGSTTDPGFVNSVNHTQGCEPVAEPEDSSENS, encoded by the coding sequence ATGCAGTGGAATGTGGTGCTGACTTTACTGGTGCTCATGGGTGCGATCGCACCTACCGCCTACCGCCTAGCCCTAAACAAACTAGCGGAAGCGCCTCAGACTGCAGCCGGGGCGACCGTCGCTCAGCCAGGTCAGAACCGCCGCGAGGGCTGCCCTGGCTGTGACTTAGCCAACGCCAATATGCAGGGTAAAGATCTCAGCCGCCACAATTACTCAGCCGCCACGCTGACTGCTGCCAACCTAGCCCAGACCCAGCTGATCAATGCTCTGCTAGCCGATGCCAACCTAGAGCGGGCCAATCTGCACGAAGCCAATTTACAGGGCGCTGACCTAACCGCCGCTAACCTACAGAAAGCTGACCTGAGCCAGGCCCAAATGCTCCATGCCACCTTCATTCGAGCGAATCTGGAAGGAGCTATCTTGAGCCAGGTGGAGCTGCGCGACGCGGGCCTATGTTCAGCCAATCTCAAAGCCGCAGACCTGTCAGAGGCCAGCCTGTATGGGGCCATCTTGCGGGGAGCAGACTTGTCAGGGGCAGATCTGCGGGGGGCAGATTTGCGCTACGCAGATCTATACAAGGCCAAGCTAGACAACGCCAATTTGACAGGGGCCAGGATGGAATTCGCCACCCTGCCCGATGGCAGCACAACAGATCCAGGGTTTGTTAATTCTGTGAATCATACGCAGGGATGCGAACCGGTTGCCGAGCCTGAGGATTCATCTGAAAATTCTTAA
- a CDS encoding tetratricopeptide repeat protein: protein MSQKQTQFYQWGAGTRLITSLLGAIMTGLTLMLPVAAQNLPAEVRQGYGHLERGWVEDAIASFRQALQRYPQSLEAKLGLAQAYQRAGQDANAWQAFQAVLQQSPSQPEALAAVGQLGAYRPEWQAQGIAALTTLLDQDPANAAARAQRALLYGYQGQFPAALADYERLLPNNPSPDTVLGAAQIYTYSGDYAQGLSLFRRYMTGGRTVPDNAVSAYALALQESGQSEAAIAVLTPRLKPAAQLDPVAVQIRTFLAVAYGSNGQTDQALATLAPLRGQSSARLSLARALSALGRRQGDSALFEEAAALYQQVLSETTAPSFGLQREVADVLSEWPPTQPQALALLRQLAQDNPSAVSLQVQTLTLAYILGELPAADLAAQLAPLVTPLPEAPSERRAITLALIRLEQPEPELLPVYEGAIAAGLDEPLLIFRVAQMQLEQNNLAAAQSSLAAYRETSFGRGDLAVDLLLADLERQMGDLEASGKRYETLVAANPGSAILGDALRGLAYVRTLQGQPERAIAVYEQVMQADPGNLTWPLGWAYLSHKTGALSEAEAGKRLDQWLAANSLDDNPPPEVWQLTAALAATPERAGLYEALLALDPKAAGIRWRQIQLLAERDPALAEAEVAALVADSPEDPTVYFFQGELAQQQGDLQRASQAYETILALDPNQIGATNALAGVRFQQGRYGEARRLYEAVLAREPEDWGARLAIAELNAAQDYRLTALEQMQNLPPNPQTDSVNQRIEELQVDLLRRRGFQPHWERY, encoded by the coding sequence ATGAGCCAAAAGCAGACACAGTTTTATCAGTGGGGCGCAGGGACGAGACTGATCACGTCTCTCTTAGGAGCGATCATGACCGGGCTGACGCTCATGCTGCCGGTTGCGGCCCAAAATTTGCCAGCTGAGGTGCGCCAGGGATATGGCCACCTGGAAAGGGGCTGGGTGGAGGATGCGATCGCATCTTTCCGGCAAGCCCTACAGCGCTACCCCCAGTCACTAGAAGCCAAGCTGGGCCTGGCCCAGGCCTATCAGCGGGCAGGGCAAGATGCCAATGCCTGGCAGGCATTTCAGGCGGTGCTGCAGCAGTCTCCTAGTCAGCCGGAAGCGCTGGCGGCAGTAGGGCAGCTGGGCGCTTACCGACCTGAGTGGCAGGCCCAGGGCATTGCAGCGCTGACTACCCTGCTCGATCAAGACCCGGCCAACGCTGCAGCTCGCGCTCAGCGAGCGCTGCTCTACGGCTACCAGGGCCAGTTTCCTGCTGCCCTAGCCGACTATGAGCGCCTGCTGCCAAATAATCCCAGCCCCGATACCGTGCTGGGCGCAGCCCAAATTTATACCTACAGCGGCGACTATGCCCAGGGGCTAAGCCTGTTTCGGCGCTACATGACCGGGGGCCGCACGGTGCCCGACAATGCTGTTTCGGCCTATGCCCTGGCCCTGCAGGAAAGCGGTCAGAGCGAAGCGGCCATTGCTGTCCTCACCCCCCGGCTGAAGCCTGCCGCTCAGCTTGATCCGGTAGCGGTGCAGATTCGCACGTTTCTAGCCGTAGCCTATGGCAGCAATGGTCAGACTGACCAGGCGCTGGCTACCCTGGCCCCCTTGCGCGGCCAGTCCAGTGCTCGCCTCTCTCTGGCCCGCGCCCTTAGTGCTCTGGGTCGGCGTCAGGGTGACTCGGCCCTATTTGAAGAGGCCGCTGCACTTTATCAGCAGGTGTTGAGCGAGACAACGGCTCCTAGCTTCGGCCTACAGCGCGAAGTGGCCGATGTTTTGAGCGAGTGGCCGCCGACCCAACCCCAGGCGCTGGCTCTGCTGCGTCAGCTGGCTCAAGATAACCCCTCAGCGGTTAGCCTACAGGTCCAAACCCTGACCCTGGCTTACATCCTGGGCGAACTGCCTGCCGCCGATCTGGCCGCCCAGCTTGCCCCGCTGGTGACTCCGCTGCCAGAAGCACCCTCAGAGCGGCGGGCGATTACGCTAGCGCTGATTCGCCTGGAGCAGCCAGAGCCGGAACTGCTGCCGGTGTACGAAGGTGCGATCGCAGCTGGCCTGGATGAGCCGCTGCTCATCTTCCGCGTGGCTCAGATGCAGCTTGAGCAAAATAACCTGGCTGCAGCCCAGTCGTCTCTGGCCGCTTATCGGGAAACCTCTTTTGGGCGCGGCGACTTGGCCGTTGATCTGCTGCTGGCAGACCTGGAGCGGCAAATGGGCGATTTGGAAGCCAGCGGCAAACGCTATGAGACGTTGGTCGCTGCGAATCCGGGTTCGGCTATTCTCGGCGATGCCCTGCGGGGACTAGCCTACGTTCGCACGCTGCAGGGCCAGCCAGAGCGGGCCATCGCCGTTTACGAACAGGTGATGCAGGCCGACCCTGGAAACCTGACCTGGCCGCTGGGTTGGGCCTACCTCTCCCATAAAACCGGAGCCTTGTCGGAAGCCGAGGCAGGCAAGCGCCTAGATCAGTGGCTGGCTGCCAACTCACTGGATGATAATCCGCCGCCAGAGGTGTGGCAGCTAACGGCAGCTTTAGCCGCAACGCCAGAGCGGGCCGGCCTGTACGAGGCGCTGCTAGCCCTTGACCCCAAAGCTGCAGGGATTCGCTGGCGGCAGATTCAGCTGCTAGCCGAGCGCGATCCGGCTCTGGCTGAGGCTGAAGTCGCAGCGCTGGTGGCCGACTCGCCCGAAGATCCCACAGTTTACTTTTTCCAGGGCGAGCTGGCGCAGCAGCAGGGCGACCTGCAGCGGGCTAGCCAAGCCTATGAAACGATTTTGGCGCTCGACCCCAATCAGATCGGGGCCACCAATGCGCTGGCTGGGGTGCGATTTCAGCAGGGCCGCTATGGCGAAGCCAGAAGATTGTATGAAGCAGTCTTGGCCAGGGAACCGGAAGATTGGGGGGCACGACTTGCGATCGCAGAACTCAATGCCGCCCAAGACTATCGACTGACCGCCCTGGAGCAAATGCAAAACCTGCCGCCCAATCCGCAGACAGATTCAGTCAATCAGCGAATTGAGGAACTGCAGGTCGACCTGCTCCGCCGCCGCGGGTTTCAGCCACACTGGGAACGGTATTGA
- a CDS encoding porin, whose product MALMAVGLDLRPVRAEAGAPPSAALSTATEATGPSAIAPLPVSSRPPKFVKVPAKVVALERPLAAITAPLANLALAPIAAPEALATETPVPTTEDTALDQTVSDQTASALIELAQTTPELQTEPAGASSDPLVPETDPAVRSSDRLTTGVVGQPEVYLQGAALLQGDDLSARLRVGGIYTFSPSVFAGAVVDLTAGNSFADSPQTGLSVNELYVTASPANLPELRFTVGLMDLTSYFDRNSFAKDAVTHFFNPVFQTNPALSAANISSRPGVLVNWTPLDELSLTATAFSSSRDLGSFTLDAFAGEVGVRFGNAIVRGTYATGRDAGFGTGFEEVFAVPRQGGSGLGPQPGDRESAFGLNAEYFIPELKLGLFGRYGWYNNLDLGEGGNTFSFGVNALDVFLPQDRLGLAYGRQLSNASLQQISGQPQPDVLELFYDVRLTPNLRAGASVQQRNAFSETYLGLRVRYDLSWQEIRRTFE is encoded by the coding sequence ATGGCGCTAATGGCAGTAGGTCTAGATCTACGGCCTGTTCGCGCTGAAGCTGGCGCGCCGCCATCAGCTGCTTTGAGTACAGCGACAGAGGCGACTGGGCCAAGTGCGATCGCACCCCTACCCGTTTCCAGCAGGCCGCCCAAATTTGTCAAAGTTCCGGCTAAAGTGGTCGCTTTAGAACGACCCTTGGCAGCAATCACTGCGCCTCTCGCAAATCTGGCCCTGGCCCCAATTGCTGCCCCAGAAGCTTTAGCGACAGAAACCCCAGTCCCAACCACAGAAGACACTGCTTTAGACCAAACTGTCTCGGATCAGACCGCTTCAGCTCTAATAGAGTTGGCTCAAACAACGCCTGAGCTGCAGACTGAGCCAGCGGGTGCCTCCTCCGATCCATTGGTGCCAGAGACTGACCCAGCGGTGCGCTCTAGCGATCGGCTGACGACGGGTGTGGTGGGGCAGCCAGAAGTCTACCTGCAGGGAGCCGCGCTGCTGCAGGGCGATGATCTGTCGGCCCGATTGCGAGTGGGCGGCATTTACACCTTTAGCCCCTCGGTGTTTGCCGGGGCGGTGGTAGACCTGACTGCAGGCAACTCCTTTGCCGATTCTCCCCAAACGGGCCTGAGCGTGAATGAGCTGTATGTTACAGCCTCTCCTGCTAATTTGCCGGAGCTGCGGTTCACGGTGGGGCTGATGGATCTGACCTCCTACTTTGACCGCAACAGCTTTGCTAAAGATGCGGTGACCCACTTTTTTAACCCCGTATTTCAAACTAACCCGGCTCTGAGCGCGGCCAACATTTCCTCTCGGCCTGGTGTGCTGGTGAATTGGACGCCGCTAGATGAACTATCGCTGACGGCTACTGCCTTTTCTTCCTCCCGCGATTTGGGCAGCTTTACGCTCGACGCTTTTGCTGGGGAAGTGGGGGTGCGCTTTGGCAATGCGATTGTGCGCGGTACCTACGCTACCGGGCGCGACGCTGGGTTTGGCACGGGCTTTGAGGAGGTTTTTGCGGTGCCGCGCCAGGGTGGTTCGGGCTTGGGGCCACAGCCGGGCGACCGGGAATCGGCCTTTGGCCTCAACGCAGAATACTTTATTCCTGAACTCAAACTGGGCCTGTTTGGCCGCTACGGCTGGTACAACAACCTCGATTTGGGTGAGGGGGGCAACACCTTCAGCTTCGGTGTGAATGCCCTGGATGTGTTTTTGCCGCAGGACCGGCTGGGGTTGGCCTATGGCCGACAGCTTTCTAATGCTTCGCTGCAGCAGATTAGCGGCCAGCCCCAGCCGGATGTGCTGGAGCTGTTTTACGATGTGCGCCTGACGCCTAACCTGCGGGCGGGGGCCTCGGTGCAGCAGCGCAATGCCTTTAGCGAAACCTACCTAGGGTTACGCGTTCGCTATGACCTGTCCTGGCAAGAAATCAGGAGAACCTTCGAATGA